In Methylobacterium sp. WL1, the sequence CACCCCTTACTTCGGCCCTCTCCCGGGGGGCTGGTATCAGGTTCGTGCCGGGAACGGGTGCCCTCCGGGCTACTGGCGCGGCCCGTGGGGACACTGCCGGAATACGCCCTTCCATGGCCGGCTGCCGGGCGGCGGCTACCGATAAGAGGGCGCGGCACCGGCCTGCGGGGCGCAGGTCGGCTGGCCGGTTCTGCTGTTGTCGGGCGCGGCGCAGACGGCTGTCCGAGGGCGCAATGCACGCGCGAATCCCGATCGGCCGAGGGGGCATCCGCCCTTGAATGCCTCCCCAATTACGGCGCCGAAGGCGAGATCCGGTTTGGGGAGGGATAAAACCGGCGCTGAGTTCGTTAGGGCGCTACAAACCGCTTCGGTTAGGGATCAAAAATGCGCACGCTCATCCTCGCCTTCGGCCTCGTCGCCATCGCCGTCCCCGCCTCGGCACAAGCCCCGAAGCGCGGCAATGCGGATCTGCAGACCTATTGTGCGGGTGACGCCATCACGTTCTGCGCCGGCATCGACCCGAATAGCCCGCAGATGGACGCCTGCTTCAAGAAGAACATGAGCCAGATGTCACCGAATTGCCGCAGCGCGATCGATGCGTACAAGAGCGGCGGCGGCAAGTAATTTTATCGTCAAAATAGGTAATACCGAAAAAGCCGGGAGATCGATTTGTTTAGTCATATCATGGTCGGCAGCAACGATTTGGAGCGATCGAAAGCGTTCTACGATGCCCTCTTCGCTGCAAGCGGGGCCGGCTCCGGCGCAGAGGATGCGCTGGGACGCCTGATCTACACGCACAAAGGCGCACGCTTGATGATCAGCAAGCCGATCGACGGAAATTCCGCTTGTGGCGCGAATGGCGGCACCATCGGGTTCACCAT encodes:
- a CDS encoding 3',5'-cyclic-nucleotide phosphodiesterase; protein product: MRTLILAFGLVAIAVPASAQAPKRGNADLQTYCAGDAITFCAGIDPNSPQMDACFKKNMSQMSPNCRSAIDAYKSGGGK
- a CDS encoding VOC family protein: MFSHIMVGSNDLERSKAFYDALFAASGAGSGAEDALGRLIYTHKGARLMISKPIDGNSACGANGGTIGFTMDSPEQAKAWHDAGVANGGTSVEDPPGERQGGSGRLYLAYLRDPDGNKLCALHRIAG